In a single window of the Planctomycetia bacterium genome:
- a CDS encoding vitamin B12-dependent ribonucleotide reductase, whose amino-acid sequence MVNLSTDRMKVGDKDVAPSARYGEFGLTENALRVLRARYLEKNESGECTEQPDDLFERVARVMADVELTYGGNESCRSEWKARFKNLMASRKFMPNSPTLMNAGRSMGMLSACFVLPVPDSIDGIFDSIKHTALIQKAGGGTGFAFDALRPTGDYIKSSGGTTSGPISFWRAFSEATNAIQQGAFRRGANMGMMYVHHPDIIKFLHAKQDLTQFTNYNISVKMTDEWMDAFLKDPHSPHLTRNPRNNLEFYVPKSVRIADYSVKDLIPTEKYDGLTPVYTRQDIWDIIIKHAWQTGEPGVVFMDRINEANPTPHVGRMEATNPCGEQPLLPYEACNLGSINLGLFVKDACTADAEVDWDALRTAIHESVRFLDNVIDANNYPLPQIDDVCKANRKIGLGVMGFADALYKLGVPYNSDAGVSWGERFMKFLNDESHNYSEKLALERGSFPNWTNSAWDTQHHRPMRNSCATTVAPTGTISIIADCSGGVEPMFSLAFFRNVLKGQEEGKTPMIESNETFVHVARERGFYSEGLMEQIAKEGTLAHIDDIPEDVRAVFVCAHDISPEWHIKMQAAFQKHCDSSISKTINFPSEAGPADVDGIYRMAYSLRCKGVTVYRDGCRSSQPMALADSEKKHEEMKAKAAGSPSAAVAPSLDREVIERKAEGERMRITTERNLFGERITEVKKTSPSLEPRELPSITSGIRVRQQTPFGNMHIQITVDPQAERELEVFAQLGKGGDIATSDLEAICRMISLWLRAGGRLSYVIKQLSGIGSSMQIPTRDGRIMSLGDGLAQGLKKYTKAKERFGLRALLLGEVDPSNADAGASPKNGNGNGGDKHDADVTITAGRLAEPAVQVASHRNDYKLKCPECGGVLDFGEGCTKCHGCGYSHC is encoded by the coding sequence ATGGTGAATCTTTCGACGGATCGAATGAAGGTCGGCGACAAGGATGTCGCACCCTCGGCTCGCTATGGTGAGTTCGGCCTGACCGAAAATGCCCTGCGGGTTTTGCGCGCGCGCTATCTGGAGAAGAACGAGTCCGGGGAATGCACGGAGCAGCCGGACGACCTCTTTGAGCGGGTCGCGCGGGTCATGGCCGACGTCGAACTGACTTACGGCGGTAACGAGTCTTGTCGCAGCGAGTGGAAGGCGCGATTCAAGAATCTCATGGCGTCACGCAAGTTCATGCCCAACAGCCCGACCCTGATGAATGCGGGCCGCTCGATGGGCATGTTGAGCGCATGCTTTGTCCTGCCGGTTCCCGATTCAATCGACGGGATCTTTGATTCGATCAAGCATACGGCATTGATTCAGAAGGCGGGCGGCGGAACGGGCTTCGCCTTTGACGCCCTTCGTCCCACGGGCGACTACATCAAGTCAAGCGGCGGCACGACCAGCGGGCCGATCTCCTTCTGGCGAGCCTTCAGCGAGGCGACGAACGCGATTCAACAGGGCGCGTTTCGCCGGGGCGCGAACATGGGCATGATGTACGTCCACCACCCGGACATCATCAAGTTCCTGCACGCCAAGCAGGACCTAACCCAGTTCACGAATTACAACATCTCGGTGAAGATGACCGACGAATGGATGGACGCCTTCCTGAAGGACCCCCATTCACCGCACCTCACTCGAAACCCCCGCAACAATCTCGAGTTTTACGTCCCCAAGTCCGTGCGCATCGCGGACTATTCGGTCAAGGATCTGATTCCGACGGAGAAATACGACGGCCTGACGCCGGTTTACACGCGGCAGGATATCTGGGACATCATCATCAAACACGCGTGGCAGACGGGCGAGCCGGGCGTGGTTTTCATGGACCGCATCAACGAGGCGAATCCGACGCCGCACGTCGGCCGGATGGAAGCGACGAACCCCTGCGGCGAGCAGCCGCTGCTTCCCTACGAAGCGTGCAACCTCGGCAGTATCAATCTCGGCTTGTTCGTGAAGGATGCCTGTACGGCGGACGCGGAAGTTGACTGGGACGCCTTGCGGACGGCGATTCACGAGTCGGTTCGTTTTCTTGATAACGTGATCGACGCCAATAACTACCCGCTGCCGCAGATCGACGACGTCTGTAAGGCCAATCGCAAGATCGGCCTGGGCGTCATGGGCTTCGCCGATGCGCTCTATAAGCTCGGCGTGCCTTATAACTCCGACGCCGGCGTGTCATGGGGCGAGCGCTTCATGAAGTTTCTCAATGATGAATCCCACAATTACTCGGAGAAGCTGGCCCTGGAGCGCGGCAGCTTCCCGAACTGGACCAACAGCGCGTGGGACACGCAGCATCATCGCCCGATGCGCAACAGTTGTGCGACAACGGTCGCTCCGACCGGAACCATCAGCATTATCGCGGATTGTTCCGGCGGCGTGGAGCCGATGTTCAGCCTTGCCTTCTTCCGCAACGTCTTAAAGGGGCAGGAAGAAGGCAAGACCCCGATGATCGAGAGCAACGAGACGTTTGTTCACGTGGCTCGAGAGCGGGGATTCTACAGCGAGGGACTGATGGAACAGATCGCCAAGGAAGGCACCCTCGCTCATATTGATGACATTCCGGAGGACGTACGAGCCGTCTTCGTGTGCGCCCACGACATCTCGCCGGAATGGCATATTAAGATGCAGGCAGCTTTCCAGAAGCACTGCGACTCCTCGATCAGCAAGACCATCAACTTCCCGAGCGAAGCCGGCCCGGCCGACGTGGACGGGATTTACAGGATGGCCTACAGCCTGAGATGCAAGGGGGTCACCGTGTATCGAGATGGATGCCGCTCCAGTCAGCCGATGGCGCTGGCCGACTCGGAGAAGAAGCATGAGGAGATGAAGGCCAAGGCCGCCGGGAGCCCTTCGGCTGCCGTCGCGCCGAGCCTGGATCGTGAAGTCATCGAGCGCAAGGCCGAGGGCGAGCGAATGCGAATCACCACCGAGCGGAATCTCTTCGGCGAGCGAATCACCGAGGTTAAGAAGACCTCGCCCTCGCTTGAGCCGCGCGAGCTGCCCTCCATCACCAGCGGCATTCGCGTTCGACAGCAGACGCCGTTCGGCAACATGCACATTCAGATCACCGTGGACCCGCAGGCCGAGCGTGAGTTGGAAGTTTTTGCTCAGCTTGGCAAGGGCGGCGACATCGCCACCAGCGATCTGGAGGCCATCTGCCGGATGATCAGCCTGTGGCTGCGTGCCGGTGGGCGATTGTCTTACGTCATTAAGCAGCTATCGGGCATCGGCTCGTCGATGCAGATCCCGACGCGCGATGGCCGGATCATGTCGCTCGGCGACGGCCTGGCCCAAGGGCTCAAGAAGTACACCAAGGCCAAGGAGCGATTCGGCCTGCGGGCCCTGCTCCTGGGCGAAGTCGATCCTTCAAATGCGGATGCCGGCGCATCGCCGAAGAACGGAAACGGCAACGGCGGCGACAAACACGACGCCGATGTGACCATTACCGCCGGGCGACTCGCTGAGCCGGCTGTTCAGGTGGCCTCGCATCGCAACGATTACAAGTTGAAATGTCCGGAGTGCGGCGGGGTGCTCGATTTCGGTGAGGGATGCACTAAGTGCCACGGATGCGGGTACTCGCACTGCTAA